DNA sequence from the Malus domestica chromosome 11, GDT2T_hap1 genome:
agcttcaaattttctctcaaaagctgcagcttttgcatcctctctagccttatcagcctcaaatttagccatttcccgggccaaattcaattcaccttggcgggcaagatcttccatatactttgcataatcattcttggaagcattaccttttctctttgaagccttcttaccttgaggcctaattggataacgggtcgaccccgacgcttgttcaacggggggcgtttcaggcacttcttcatcatcttcatcatgatCATGCGAGGCATGCTCAGGTGTAGAGTGTAGAGGGGTGCTGTTCATGAAAACTTCTGGACCGACATGCACAACTctaaatttaggacaatctttgacaatattccaacattcaaaccgggtgaatgttttgtttttgcttttggttttggcaccataccaagcttgtgcttgaagttcctacacaaacaaataattataatgagaataggtaacaaataaataattataatgaaagtatgtaacaaataaataatacaaacaaataattataaatgaaagtagctaacaaataattataatgaaagtaggtaacaaataaataatacaaacaaataaatataatgaaagtagctaacaaataattataatgaaagtaggtaacaaataaataatacaaacaaataaatataatgaaagtagctaacaaataattataatgaaagtaggtaacaaataaataatacaaccaaataattataatgaaaataggtaacaaataaataatacaaacaaataattataatgaaagtagctaacaaataattataatgaaagtaggtaacaaataatacaaacaaataaatataatgaaagtagctaacaaataattataatgaaagaagataacaaataaataatacaaacaaataaatataatgaaagtagctaacaaataaataatatattgttacctgatccgttaaattttccccacttcgaagattaccactagcttgtgccaaggcgtctctccacgtactaaacgattgactaagtaatttccaacgactggacatcgattccttagttctttgcccacccattttctcaagataattggtatgaataagactccacatttctcgcaactgcatctcattacccgtaatcgaatcatgagtaacttgaacccaactagtacacaacgcaacatcttcaagaagcgtccaattcgtacctggTTGAGTAGTCactttgttggaaaaaaattggattgaaactttgaaagaaagataggaatgtggttgaaagtagttgagaaaatatgaaattgtggtgtagggtagaagataatgagaaggtatttataggtgaagtgaaatcaaaattttttataattttccataattttttttcggatttttttacatttttttaaaatttttattcacctaattaatctctgccgttggatttaaaaaaatttaaattccaacactccagattgtgccacgtgtcacaacggtaacattttagatttttaaactgttttttcttttttttttaatttacaaagcctaataacgtggaccgttgatcttagatcaaacggatgaaattaaattagatttttaaatgttttttaccgttggaaatccaacggtccataaaATAGGACCGTTTCAATCGAACGGAcatggggaagccacgtggcttccccaacGGTAACTTTTGATAACTGAAATCGCGGGCCCTTGCCCTGTTTTTTTGTCGGACGACTCGCGCCCACGCGCGCGTGAAACGCACGCGCCTGACGCAGCCctcgggctctcgggctggcaatCCTCGACGGGCCTGCTCCTCGGGCCTCGCCTGTCGCTCGGGCTTCCATACGCTGGAGGTTATCCCCCCAGCAATTTGCTACTGTTTGACCCACTGGCCCCCGAGCAACCTCTCCCGCTGGAGGTGCTCTAAAGGGTAAGAAGTGTGAATGAAATGATCACAAAGGATAAACCATAAACTATCACTAATGTACGACGGTATTATAAAACCCGTTGTtctttaaaacactaagaccGTTTTTAATCTGTCGTGTAAAACATGTCGTCTATTAACATTATTCTACTAGTGGATGCTAAAGTATATAGCAGCCCCATACATGCATTTTAAAACCTCTCCAAATCACAATTAAAATAAGTTGTGTAATTAATGGATGGTTTAAATCACAATTAAGAGAGCAGTGACCAGAGTTCTGTGAACAATCGGAATGTTAACTTGTGTATGATTATTAATTACTTAAGACTCATTATCTTGAGCAAAAACTAACACCAACTACTAGATTCAAGTCTTAAACATCGAagttaacatatatatatgtaaatgtaACAAAGAATGTGTTTGTGAAATCTTGTAAAGTGTGTTTTGTACGAAatggaagaaagagagaaaatggttGAAACAAAATGCATTAACATTAGTTTTATATGCAAGTTCTCTAAATAAGCCAGAGTGAGGTAGTTATACTTCATATATACTTTTTATCTAACTCATACACAAATATATTTAGCTATAAGATTGGTTTGGTTTAAGTACATTTTTATTCCGAATTCTTACGGTTTGGTGATCTGTCTAAAATAGTTTAAAGATCTCGGCATTAAGGGAAGATCAACTCCTACCTCAACAGTGAGAATTGGACATCAGTGGTCCTAGCATTATAGTTCACTGCTTTATAAACAAGTTGTCATATCATTGCAACTGGAAATCTTAAGTTCGGATTACTCGAATTTATTCGATACATGTATGAATATTGATATCGACATGTATGCATAATTAACCCTAAATGTTGTACCTGATGATAGAGGTGATTCATAAGCTTTTCTTCAttatcagaaaataaaaaattcctaCAAATAGGTATTGCCGTCGAAGAGAAGATACTTGCATATGACTAAAGATATATCTTCATGTTCTTATAGTACTTATTGCATAGCCTAATTG
Encoded proteins:
- the LOC139189090 gene encoding uncharacterized protein; this encodes MQLREMWSLIHTNYLEKMGGQRTKESMSSRWKLLSQSFSTWRDALAQASGNLRSGENLTDQELQAQAWYGAKTKSKNKTFTRFECWNIVKDCPKFRVVHVGPEVFMNSTPLHSTPEHASHDHDEDDEEVPETPPVEQASGSTRYPIRPQGKKASKRKGNASKNDYAKYMEDLARQGELNLAREMAKFEADKAREDAKAAAFERKFEADERERELLRQEREHRREERMAERDRDIMKEPLEGKSPNSKYFWKSEKADVLRRRRAREARARGDGPSTTREDYPSMTREDHPSTTNWLGDGYHPFTNP